Proteins found in one Quercus robur chromosome 2, dhQueRobu3.1, whole genome shotgun sequence genomic segment:
- the LOC126713374 gene encoding V-type proton ATPase subunit E-like → MNDTDVSKQIQQMVRFIRQEAEEKANEISVSAEEEFNIEKLQLVEAEKKKIRQEYERKEKQVDVRKKIEYSMQLNASRIKVLQAQDDVVNAMKDAAAKELLNVSSDHHVYKRLLKDLIVQSLLRLKEPSVLLRCREDDLHLVQSVLDSAAEEYSEKASVHAPEIIVDNNVYLPPAPGHHNAHALSCSGGVVLASKDGKIVFENTLDARLDVLFRKKLPEIRKWLCGQVAA, encoded by the exons ATGAACGACACCGATGTCTCTAAGCAGATCCAGCAGATGGTCAGATTCATCCGCCAAGAAGCCGAGGAAAAAGCCAACGAGATCTCCGTCTCCGCCGAGGAA GAATTCAATATAGAGAAGTTGCAATTGGTGGAGGCAGAGAAGAAAAAGATCAGGCAAGAGTACGAGCGCAAAGAGAAGCAAGTCGATGTTCGAAAGAAGAT TGAGTACTCGATGCAGCTTAATGCGTCTCGGATCAAAGTTCTTCAAGCACAAGACGACGTCGTTAATGCTATGAAAGACGCCGCCGCCAAGGAGCTTTTGAATGTGAGCAGCGATCACCATGTGTATAAGAGGCTTCTTAAAGATCTAATTGTTCAG AGTTTGTTAAGATTGAAAGAGCCTTCTGTCTTACTGCGTTGTCGGGAAGATGATCTTCATTTGGTGCAGTCTGTGCTGGATTCAGCAGCAGAGGAGTATTCTGAGAAAGCAAGTGTTCATGCACCTGAGATTATAGTCGACAACAATGTCTATCTTCCACCCGCTCCCGGCCATCATAATGCCCATGCTCTTTCCtg CTCTGGAGGTGTAGTTTTGGCTTCTAAAGATGGGAAGATTGTCTTTGAGAACACCCTTGATGCACGGTTGGATGTTTTATTCCGTAAAAAACTGCCAGAG ATCCGCAAGTGGCTATGTGGTCAGGTTGCTGCATGA